From a region of the Neodiprion fabricii isolate iyNeoFabr1 chromosome 7, iyNeoFabr1.1, whole genome shotgun sequence genome:
- the LOC124187229 gene encoding saccharopine dehydrogenase-like oxidoreductase — MAEERLDIVIFGATGFTGKYTVLHAAKLAAEKPFSWGIAGRRKEALEAVLKEFAPDQENIPIIIADVNDEESLKKMAERAKVIVNCCGPYRFYGEPVIKACIEARTHHVDVSGEPQFIERMALEYGKQAKEAGVYVVSACGFDSIPCDLGIIFLQEKFNGEVNSVETYLNSWNTKNTGGASIHYGTWESAVYGLAHANELRELRRKLYPEPLPKLKPKLESKGSIHRSAISEGWSMIFPGSDRSVALRTQRFLYEKYNQRPAQIQTYMTFKSFFTLLATAVIGAVFSLMTKFGCGRTLLLKYPKLFSGGFVSHEGPAPESMNDAHFSLTFKACGWTEKLAEPTDEHKEPPNKEMITKVSGVNPGYGATCITLLFAALTILRESDKMPDNGGVLSPGAAFGKTSIIEELNKHDLKFEVVSSIEK; from the exons ATGGCGGAAGAACGTTTGGACATTGTAATATTTGGAGCGACTGGTTTTACTGGAAAATATACCGTTTTACACGCAGCAAAGTTGGCTGCTGAGAAGCCGTTTTCATGGGGGATTGCTGGTAGACGCAAGGAGGCATTGGAGGCAGTGCTCAAAGAATTTGCACCTGATCAAG AAAATATTCCCATCATCATTGCTGATGTGAACGATGAGGAGTCGCTGAAAAAAATGGCAGAACGCGCTAAAGTTATTGTCAATTGTTGCGGACCTTATAGATTTTACGGAGAGCCGGTTATCAAGGCTTGTATTGAGGCCAGAACGCATCACGTTGATGTCAGCGGTGAACCGCAG TTCATAGAACGGATGGCACTGGAGTATGGAAAGCAGGCGAAAGAAGCAGGGGTTTACGTAGTTAGCGCCTGTGGATTTGACAGCATTCCCTGTGACTTGGGGATTATatttttgcaagaaaaattcaatggaGAAGTAAATAGTGTCGAAACTTACCTTAACTCCTGGAATACGAAGAACACTGGAGGTGCTTCGATCCACTACGGAACATGGGAATCTGCCGTATATGGATTGGCTCACGCTAATGAACTCCGCGAGCTCAGAAGAAAACTTTATCCCGAACCTTTACCTAAGTTGAAACCAAAACTTGAATCCAA AGGCAGCATTCATAGAAGTGCTATATCTGAAGGCTGGTCAATGATATTCCCAGGATCTGATCGATCAGTGGCGCTGCGTACTCAACGctttttgtacgaaaaatacAATCAAAGGCCAGCACAGATCCAAACCTACATGACATTTAA gTCCTTCTTTACTTTACTCGCTACGGCTGTTATTGGTGCAGTATTTAGCCTAATGACGAAATTCGGATGCGGACGAACGCTGCTTCTTAAG TATCCAAAGTTGTTCTCTGGAGGATTCGTCAGTCACGAGGGTCCCGCACCGGAATCGATGAACGACGCTCATTTCTCTCTAACTTTTAAAGCTTGTGGCTGGACAGAAAAACTAGCTGAACCAACAGATGAGCATAAAGAGCCTCCAAATAAGGAAATGATAACCAAAGTCTCAGGCGTTAATCCTGGATATGGCGCAACCTGTATTACTCTCTTATTTGCTGCGCTGACTATTCTAAGAGAGTCTGATAAAATGCCGGACAA CGGCGGAGTTCTTTCACCAGGCGCAGCTTTTGGCAAGACCTCAATTATCGAGGAATTGAATAAACacgatttgaaattcgaagtAGTATCATCCATTGAAAAGTAA